The Hahella sp. HNIBRBA332 genome window below encodes:
- a CDS encoding DUF1266 domain-containing protein — protein sequence MIKHNRISDAVIQRVVDDPLLQAYWLVCPGEDIPYQRVAQVSLGLHTIRWQYNLEKGQYYLLPLRVDGALFQEWLNKDATMGCIIWTHCDMETVAEHLRLRRDAGEEEWLAADMRHWAWTMEGLTPQGLGRFLGPIEAFWSHHPDGDWRVFTNAAPDGGNESPARTPPDKPLSDVQLWGLAVSAILTEFNRARHDLLGSEVATPESVQAWKEGLQQWWSVTDRDSLLETLDFLLEGGHRAGFDKLREQVMPLTAEQYKAAWEANEDEALRANMKIIRRFSNALGEAGIAAWDIARYISLCRWGYLVGMMSEEEAWERILHASRAVQSMYHSWRQMGLGYVVGRMYWQSDASDEHMTKFFNLLRRQTVNPDSYWVTLPWDLDLGGEEEKNHGAVH from the coding sequence ATGATAAAGCACAACCGAATCAGTGACGCGGTTATCCAGCGAGTTGTGGATGACCCGTTATTGCAGGCCTATTGGCTGGTGTGTCCGGGCGAAGACATTCCCTATCAGCGAGTGGCGCAAGTGTCGCTTGGTCTGCATACAATCCGCTGGCAATACAATCTGGAAAAAGGGCAGTACTATCTGCTGCCTTTGCGGGTGGACGGCGCTTTGTTTCAGGAGTGGTTGAACAAGGACGCGACCATGGGCTGCATTATATGGACGCACTGCGATATGGAAACCGTGGCGGAGCATCTTCGCTTGCGTCGCGATGCCGGTGAGGAAGAGTGGCTGGCGGCGGATATGCGGCATTGGGCCTGGACGATGGAGGGACTCACTCCGCAAGGTCTGGGGCGATTTCTAGGGCCGATAGAGGCGTTTTGGTCGCATCACCCAGATGGAGACTGGCGCGTTTTCACCAACGCTGCCCCGGATGGCGGCAATGAGTCCCCCGCCAGAACGCCGCCAGATAAACCCTTGTCTGACGTCCAGCTATGGGGACTGGCGGTTTCCGCCATTCTGACTGAGTTCAACCGGGCTCGGCATGACTTGCTAGGGAGCGAAGTGGCGACGCCGGAAAGCGTGCAGGCCTGGAAGGAGGGGCTGCAGCAATGGTGGTCGGTGACGGACAGAGACAGCCTGTTGGAGACACTGGACTTTCTATTGGAAGGCGGCCACCGGGCGGGCTTCGATAAGCTGCGCGAGCAGGTCATGCCGCTGACGGCGGAGCAATACAAAGCCGCTTGGGAAGCGAATGAAGACGAAGCGCTTCGCGCTAATATGAAAATCATTCGCCGCTTTTCCAACGCACTGGGCGAAGCCGGCATCGCCGCGTGGGATATTGCGCGCTATATTTCCTTGTGCCGCTGGGGATATTTGGTAGGCATGATGTCCGAAGAGGAGGCTTGGGAGCGTATTCTGCACGCGTCAAGGGCGGTGCAGAGCATGTATCATAGCTGGCGGCAGATGGGGCTGGGATATGTTGTCGGACGGATGTACTGGCAATCTGACGCCAGCGATGAGCATATGACAAAGTTTTTCAATCTGCTGCGACGTCAGACGGTCAATCCTGACAGCTATTGGGTGACGCTGCCCTGGGACCTTGACCTAGGCGGAGAAGAAGAGAAAAACCATGGCGCGGTGCACTAG